The proteins below come from a single Hirundo rustica isolate bHirRus1 chromosome 6, bHirRus1.pri.v3, whole genome shotgun sequence genomic window:
- the MYRF gene encoding myelin regulatory factor isoform X1, translated as MEVVDETEALQRFFEGHDINGALEPSNIDTSILEEYISKEDSPEICFPEIPAPSSYAHPQPSSSAGIPAPPASSVGSVSNPSPGTPLHLPPAGSQLPVRHAPLLGNPCGAAYGAHLNCNNNNGMVVPKGFLGGHCLSNVAPPIKSEPKASYAPGTLPDSPPDSGSEAYSPQQVNDPHLLRTMTPENMCHMTPPSRLEHPPPPPPPPPPPPHLQGPPPPPPHPLQPQHNSHFPGLQRDMFLKAEPLMAPYGVGPGMAPAELHHAQQSQMLHQLLQQHGADLPVHPAKKRKHSESPPNTLNAQMLNGLIKQEPGMGSVPLNPDRVQTPPWHQPGALSPGLIQDNDSLNGSYLDPNFQSIKWQPHQQNKWATLYDANYKELPMLTYRVDADKGFNFSVGDDAFVCQKKNHFQVTVYIGMLGDPKYVKTPEGLKPLECFYLKLHGVKLEALNQSINIEQSQSDRSKRPFNPVTVNLPPEQVTKVTVGRLHFSETTANNMRKKGKPNPDQRYFMLVVALQAHAQNQNYTLAAHISERIIVRASNPGQFESDSDVLWQRAQLPDTVFHHGRVGINTDRPDEALVVHGNVKVMGSLMHPSDVRVKEDIQEVDTTEQLKRISRMRLVHYNYKPEFAATVGIDSTSETGVIAQEVKEILPEAVKDTGDLVFSNGKTLENFLVVNKERIFMENVGAVKELCKLTDNLETRIDELERWSHKLAKLKRLDSMKSTVSSGAFSQTGSQFSRAGSVPHKKRPHKVSGKSPSVVPEQACISQRFLQGTIIALVIIMAFSVVSMSTLYVLSLRSEEDLMDIDGSFAVPTACLLALFRHGGPGIPVALCPRSSQNIDKTQTVRSTAASSGAGSRTPPERVPDETHGAALGIPGGGVLACFSPPCFSTCCSAAPTDVSSVVPSETSPAHATNRTDQSQPSLLPVTNIKAKSRGITGKSASYTKWPKTPDRSQSFGSPNASPSSPFSHIQGKSKYISNLSLSRSSSRQQRSLRQPVSERPRTERPGTDGPSPVLQSIRILEINLAIHSQYCAAANACRTGNFSYRIPVSQRTAVNTNLTLEMNSSSAVSISLCGLVSSDPCQGAVSGNSSTDSTDAQDTTHRWPLVMLSFREFSYHFRVAQPGRADCGASLEQLGHLFTDYYFQFYWLCE; from the exons gCCACGATATTAATGGAGCTCTGGAGCCATCCAACATCGACACCAGCATCCTGGAGGAGTACATCAGCAAGGAGGACTCTCCGGAGAT ctgcttccctgagatccctgctcccagcagctaCGCACACCCCCAGCCCTCCAGCTCCGCCGGCATCCCCGCGCCTCCCGCCAGCTCCGTCGGCAGCGTGAGCAATCCCTCTCCCGGCACTCCCCTCCACCTCCCTCCCGCCGGCAGCCAGCTCCCGGTGCGGCATGCTCCTCTGCTGGGCAATCCCTGCGGAGCCGCCTACGGAGCTCACCTCAACTGCAACAACAACAATGGCATGGTGGTGCCCAAGGGATTCCTGGGTGGCCACTGCCTGAGCAACGTGGCCCCTCCGATCAAATCAGAGCCCAAGGCCTCCTACGCACCTGG CACTTTGCCGGACTCTCCCCCGGATTCCGGATCGGAAGCCTACTCCCCTCAGCAGGTGAACG aTCCTCACCTCCTCCGGACCATGACTCCTGAAAATATGTGTCACATGACTCCCCCTTCCCGCCTGGagcaccctcctcctcctcccccgcctcctcctccaccccctCACCTCCAGGGtccccccccgccgccccctcacCCCCTCCAGCCGCAGCACAATTCCCACTTTCCCGGCCTGCAGCGGGATATGTTCCTGAAGGCCGAACCCCTGATGGCTCCCTACGGCGTCGGGCCGGGAATGGCGCCCGCGGAGCTCCACCATGCCCAGCAATCCCAGATGCTgcaccagctcctccagcagcacggAGCAGA CCTCCCGGTGCATCCCGCCAAGAAGCGGAAACACTCCGAGTCCCCCCCCAACACCCTCAATGCCCAGATGCTCAACGGGCTGATCAAGCAGGAGCCGGGAATGGGATCCGTGCCGCTCAATCCCGATCGCGTCCAGACGCCTCCCTGGCACCAGCCGGGTGCGCTCTCTCCAG GCCTGATTCAGGATAACGACAGCCTGAACGGCTCCTACCTGGACCCCAACTTCCAGTCCATCAAGTGGCAGCCACACCAGCAGAACAAGTGGGCGACCCTCTACGATGCCAACTACAAGGAGCT GCCGATGCTCACGTACCGCGTGGATGCCGACAAGGGCTTCAACTTCTCCGTGGGAGACGACGCCTTCGTGTGCCAGAAGAAGAACCACTTCCAGGTCACCGTGTACATCGGAATGCTGGGCGATCCCAAGTACGTGAAGACCCCCGAGGGCCTGAAACCCTTGGAATGCTTCTACCTGAAGCTGCACGGAGTGAAG CTCGAGGCCTTGAACCAGTCCATCAACATCGAGCAGTCGCAGTCAGACCGCAGCAAACGGCCCTTCAACCCCGTCAC gGTGAACCTGCCCCCGGAGCAGGTCACCAAGGTCACGGTGGGGCGGCTGCACTTCAGCGAGACCACGGCCAAcaacatgaggaaaaaaggcaaacccAACCCGGACCAGAG GTACTTCATGCTGGTGGTGGCCCTGCAGGCGCACGCCCAGAACCAGAACTACACGCTGGCAGCCCACATCTCCGAGCGGATCATCGTCCGG GCTTCCAACCCGGGGCAGTTTGAGAGCGACAGCGACGTGCTCTGGCAGCGGGCGCAGCTCCCGGACACGGTGTTCCACCACGGCCGTGTGGGAATCAACACGGACCGCCCGGACGAGGCCCTGGTGGTCCACGGCAACGTGAAGGTCATGGGGTCCCTGATGCACCCCTCGGATGTCCGAGTGAAAGAGGACATCCAGGAG GTGGACACCACGGAGCAGCTGAAGCGGATCTCCAGGATGAGGCTGGTGCACTACAACTACAAACCCGAGTTTGCAGCCACGGTGGGCATCGACAGCACCTCTGAGACAG GTGTCATCGCTCAGGAAGTGAAGGAGATCCTCCCGGAAGCTGTGAAAGACACTGGGGACCTGGTCTTTTCCAACGGGAAAACCCTGGAGAACTTCCTGGTGGTGAACAAG GAGCGGATCTTCATGGAGAACGTGGGAGCCGTCAAGGAGCTGTGCAAGCTCACGGATAACCTGGAGACACGGATCGACGAGCTGGAGAGGTGGAGCCACAAGCTGGCCAAGCTCAAGAGGCTGGACAGCATGAAGTCAACCGTGAGCTCTGGAGCCTTCAG CCAAACCGGGAGCCAGTTCAGCCGGGCAGGAAGCGTGCCCCACAAAAAGAGACCCCACAAAGTCTCCGGCAAG TCTCCGTCGGTTGTCCCGGAGCAGGCCTGCATCAGCCAGCGCTTCCTTCAGGGCACCATCATTGCCCTGGTGATCATCATGGCCTTCAG CGTGGTGTCCATGTCCACGCTCTACGTGCTGAGCCTGCGCAGCGAGGAGGATCTCATGGACATCGATGG CTCCTTTGCTGTACCCACTGCCTGTCTCCTGGCCCTCTTCCGGCATGGGGGTCCCGGAATTCCAGTTGCTCTGTGTCCACG GTCAAGCCAGAACATCGACAAGACGCAGACAGTGCGATCCACGGCTGCATCCAGCGGAGCCGGCAGCAGGACCCCCCCCGAGCGTG TCCCGGATGAGACGCACGGAGCAGCCCTTGGCATTCCCGGTGGCGGTGTGCTGGCCTGTTTCAGCCCTCCCTGTTTTTCCACCTGCTGCTCTGCCGCTCCCACCGACGTCTCCTCTGTTGTCCCCTCGGAGACCAGCCCTGCCCACGCCACCAACCGGACAG ACCAAAGccagccctccctcctgccAGTGACAAATATCAAAGCCAAATCCAGGGGCATCACCGGGAAATCCGCCTCCTACACCAAGTGGCCAAAGACTCCTGACAGGTCTCAGAGCTTCGGCAGCCCCAATGCCAGcccctcctcccccttctcccacATCCAGGGCAAATCCAAGTACATCTCCAACCTCTCGCTCTCCCGCAGCAGCTCCCGGCAGCAGCGCAGCCTCCGGCAGCCGGTGAGCGAGCGGCCCCGCACGGAGCGGCCCGGCACGGATG GGCCAAGCCCGGTGCTGCAATCCATCCGGATCCTGGAGATCAACCTGGCCATCCATTCCCAGTACTGCGCCGCTGCCAACGCCTGCAG GACTGGGAATTTCAGCTACCGCATCCCCGTGAGCCAGCGGACGGCCGTGAACACCAACCTGACGCTGGAGATGAA ctcctcctccgcTGTGTCCATCTCCCTTTGCGGCCTGGTCTCCAGTGATCCCTGCCAGGGTGCTGTGAGCGGGAACAGCTCCACTGACTCCACAGATGCACAG GACACCACGCACCGCTGGCCTCTGGTGATGCTGTCCTTCCGGGAGTTTTCCTACCACTTCCGAGTGGCGCAGCCA ggccGAGCCGACTGCGGCgcttccctggagcagctgggacacCTCTTCACTGACTATTACTTCCAGTTCTACTGGCTCTGTGAGTGA
- the MYRF gene encoding myelin regulatory factor isoform X3: protein MEVVDETEALQRFFEGHDINGALEPSNIDTSILEEYISKEDSPEICFPEIPAPSSYAHPQPSSSAGIPAPPASSVGSVSNPSPGTPLHLPPAGSQLPVRHAPLLGNPCGAAYGAHLNCNNNNGMVVPKGFLGGHCLSNVAPPIKSEPKASYAPGTLPDSPPDSGSEAYSPQQVNDPHLLRTMTPENMCHMTPPSRLEHPPPPPPPPPPPPHLQGPPPPPPHPLQPQHNSHFPGLQRDMFLKAEPLMAPYGVGPGMAPAELHHAQQSQMLHQLLQQHGADLPVHPAKKRKHSESPPNTLNAQMLNGLIKQEPGMGSVPLNPDRVQTPPWHQPGALSPGLIQDNDSLNGSYLDPNFQSIKWQPHQQNKWATLYDANYKELPMLTYRVDADKGFNFSVGDDAFVCQKKNHFQVTVYIGMLGDPKYVKTPEGLKPLECFYLKLHGVKLEALNQSINIEQSQSDRSKRPFNPVTVNLPPEQVTKVTVGRLHFSETTANNMRKKGKPNPDQRYFMLVVALQAHAQNQNYTLAAHISERIIVRASNPGQFESDSDVLWQRAQLPDTVFHHGRVGINTDRPDEALVVHGNVKVMGSLMHPSDVRVKEDIQEVDTTEQLKRISRMRLVHYNYKPEFAATVGIDSTSETGVIAQEVKEILPEAVKDTGDLVFSNGKTLENFLVVNKERIFMENVGAVKELCKLTDNLETRIDELERWSHKLAKLKRLDSMKSTVSSGAFSQTGSQFSRAGSVPHKKRPHKVSGKSPSVVPEQACISQRFLQGTIIALVIIMAFSVVSMSTLYVLSLRSEEDLMDIDGSFAVPTACLLALFRHGGPGIPVALCPRSSQNIDKTQTVRSTAASSGAGSRTPPERVPDETHGAALGIPGGGVLACFSPPCFSTCCSAAPTDVSSVVPSETSPAHATNRTDQSQPSLLPVTNIKAKSRGITGKSASYTKWPKTPDSSRQQRSLRQPVSERPRTERPGTDGPSPVLQSIRILEINLAIHSQYCAAANACRTGNFSYRIPVSQRTAVNTNLTLEMNSSSAVSISLCGLVSSDPCQGAVSGNSSTDSTDAQDTTHRWPLVMLSFREFSYHFRVAQPGRADCGASLEQLGHLFTDYYFQFYWLCE from the exons gCCACGATATTAATGGAGCTCTGGAGCCATCCAACATCGACACCAGCATCCTGGAGGAGTACATCAGCAAGGAGGACTCTCCGGAGAT ctgcttccctgagatccctgctcccagcagctaCGCACACCCCCAGCCCTCCAGCTCCGCCGGCATCCCCGCGCCTCCCGCCAGCTCCGTCGGCAGCGTGAGCAATCCCTCTCCCGGCACTCCCCTCCACCTCCCTCCCGCCGGCAGCCAGCTCCCGGTGCGGCATGCTCCTCTGCTGGGCAATCCCTGCGGAGCCGCCTACGGAGCTCACCTCAACTGCAACAACAACAATGGCATGGTGGTGCCCAAGGGATTCCTGGGTGGCCACTGCCTGAGCAACGTGGCCCCTCCGATCAAATCAGAGCCCAAGGCCTCCTACGCACCTGG CACTTTGCCGGACTCTCCCCCGGATTCCGGATCGGAAGCCTACTCCCCTCAGCAGGTGAACG aTCCTCACCTCCTCCGGACCATGACTCCTGAAAATATGTGTCACATGACTCCCCCTTCCCGCCTGGagcaccctcctcctcctcccccgcctcctcctccaccccctCACCTCCAGGGtccccccccgccgccccctcacCCCCTCCAGCCGCAGCACAATTCCCACTTTCCCGGCCTGCAGCGGGATATGTTCCTGAAGGCCGAACCCCTGATGGCTCCCTACGGCGTCGGGCCGGGAATGGCGCCCGCGGAGCTCCACCATGCCCAGCAATCCCAGATGCTgcaccagctcctccagcagcacggAGCAGA CCTCCCGGTGCATCCCGCCAAGAAGCGGAAACACTCCGAGTCCCCCCCCAACACCCTCAATGCCCAGATGCTCAACGGGCTGATCAAGCAGGAGCCGGGAATGGGATCCGTGCCGCTCAATCCCGATCGCGTCCAGACGCCTCCCTGGCACCAGCCGGGTGCGCTCTCTCCAG GCCTGATTCAGGATAACGACAGCCTGAACGGCTCCTACCTGGACCCCAACTTCCAGTCCATCAAGTGGCAGCCACACCAGCAGAACAAGTGGGCGACCCTCTACGATGCCAACTACAAGGAGCT GCCGATGCTCACGTACCGCGTGGATGCCGACAAGGGCTTCAACTTCTCCGTGGGAGACGACGCCTTCGTGTGCCAGAAGAAGAACCACTTCCAGGTCACCGTGTACATCGGAATGCTGGGCGATCCCAAGTACGTGAAGACCCCCGAGGGCCTGAAACCCTTGGAATGCTTCTACCTGAAGCTGCACGGAGTGAAG CTCGAGGCCTTGAACCAGTCCATCAACATCGAGCAGTCGCAGTCAGACCGCAGCAAACGGCCCTTCAACCCCGTCAC gGTGAACCTGCCCCCGGAGCAGGTCACCAAGGTCACGGTGGGGCGGCTGCACTTCAGCGAGACCACGGCCAAcaacatgaggaaaaaaggcaaacccAACCCGGACCAGAG GTACTTCATGCTGGTGGTGGCCCTGCAGGCGCACGCCCAGAACCAGAACTACACGCTGGCAGCCCACATCTCCGAGCGGATCATCGTCCGG GCTTCCAACCCGGGGCAGTTTGAGAGCGACAGCGACGTGCTCTGGCAGCGGGCGCAGCTCCCGGACACGGTGTTCCACCACGGCCGTGTGGGAATCAACACGGACCGCCCGGACGAGGCCCTGGTGGTCCACGGCAACGTGAAGGTCATGGGGTCCCTGATGCACCCCTCGGATGTCCGAGTGAAAGAGGACATCCAGGAG GTGGACACCACGGAGCAGCTGAAGCGGATCTCCAGGATGAGGCTGGTGCACTACAACTACAAACCCGAGTTTGCAGCCACGGTGGGCATCGACAGCACCTCTGAGACAG GTGTCATCGCTCAGGAAGTGAAGGAGATCCTCCCGGAAGCTGTGAAAGACACTGGGGACCTGGTCTTTTCCAACGGGAAAACCCTGGAGAACTTCCTGGTGGTGAACAAG GAGCGGATCTTCATGGAGAACGTGGGAGCCGTCAAGGAGCTGTGCAAGCTCACGGATAACCTGGAGACACGGATCGACGAGCTGGAGAGGTGGAGCCACAAGCTGGCCAAGCTCAAGAGGCTGGACAGCATGAAGTCAACCGTGAGCTCTGGAGCCTTCAG CCAAACCGGGAGCCAGTTCAGCCGGGCAGGAAGCGTGCCCCACAAAAAGAGACCCCACAAAGTCTCCGGCAAG TCTCCGTCGGTTGTCCCGGAGCAGGCCTGCATCAGCCAGCGCTTCCTTCAGGGCACCATCATTGCCCTGGTGATCATCATGGCCTTCAG CGTGGTGTCCATGTCCACGCTCTACGTGCTGAGCCTGCGCAGCGAGGAGGATCTCATGGACATCGATGG CTCCTTTGCTGTACCCACTGCCTGTCTCCTGGCCCTCTTCCGGCATGGGGGTCCCGGAATTCCAGTTGCTCTGTGTCCACG GTCAAGCCAGAACATCGACAAGACGCAGACAGTGCGATCCACGGCTGCATCCAGCGGAGCCGGCAGCAGGACCCCCCCCGAGCGTG TCCCGGATGAGACGCACGGAGCAGCCCTTGGCATTCCCGGTGGCGGTGTGCTGGCCTGTTTCAGCCCTCCCTGTTTTTCCACCTGCTGCTCTGCCGCTCCCACCGACGTCTCCTCTGTTGTCCCCTCGGAGACCAGCCCTGCCCACGCCACCAACCGGACAG ACCAAAGccagccctccctcctgccAGTGACAAATATCAAAGCCAAATCCAGGGGCATCACCGGGAAATCCGCCTCCTACACCAAGTGGCCAAAGACTCCTGACAG CTCCCGGCAGCAGCGCAGCCTCCGGCAGCCGGTGAGCGAGCGGCCCCGCACGGAGCGGCCCGGCACGGATG GGCCAAGCCCGGTGCTGCAATCCATCCGGATCCTGGAGATCAACCTGGCCATCCATTCCCAGTACTGCGCCGCTGCCAACGCCTGCAG GACTGGGAATTTCAGCTACCGCATCCCCGTGAGCCAGCGGACGGCCGTGAACACCAACCTGACGCTGGAGATGAA ctcctcctccgcTGTGTCCATCTCCCTTTGCGGCCTGGTCTCCAGTGATCCCTGCCAGGGTGCTGTGAGCGGGAACAGCTCCACTGACTCCACAGATGCACAG GACACCACGCACCGCTGGCCTCTGGTGATGCTGTCCTTCCGGGAGTTTTCCTACCACTTCCGAGTGGCGCAGCCA ggccGAGCCGACTGCGGCgcttccctggagcagctgggacacCTCTTCACTGACTATTACTTCCAGTTCTACTGGCTCTGTGAGTGA
- the MYRF gene encoding myelin regulatory factor isoform X2, with the protein MEVVDETEALQRFFEGHDINGALEPSNIDTSILEEYISKEDSPEICFPEIPAPSSYAHPQPSSSAGIPAPPASSVGSVSNPSPGTPLHLPPAGSQLPVRHAPLLGNPCGAAYGAHLNCNNNNGMVVPKGFLGGHCLSNVAPPIKSEPKASYAPGTLPDSPPDSGSEAYSPQQVNDPHLLRTMTPENMCHMTPPSRLEHPPPPPPPPPPPPHLQGPPPPPPHPLQPQHNSHFPGLQRDMFLKAEPLMAPYGVGPGMAPAELHHAQQSQMLHQLLQQHGADLPVHPAKKRKHSESPPNTLNAQMLNGLIKQEPGMGSVPLNPDRVQTPPWHQPGALSPGLIQDNDSLNGSYLDPNFQSIKWQPHQQNKWATLYDANYKELPMLTYRVDADKGFNFSVGDDAFVCQKKNHFQVTVYIGMLGDPKYVKTPEGLKPLECFYLKLHGVKLEALNQSINIEQSQSDRSKRPFNPVTVNLPPEQVTKVTVGRLHFSETTANNMRKKGKPNPDQRYFMLVVALQAHAQNQNYTLAAHISERIIVRASNPGQFESDSDVLWQRAQLPDTVFHHGRVGINTDRPDEALVVHGNVKVMGSLMHPSDVRVKEDIQEVDTTEQLKRISRMRLVHYNYKPEFAATVGIDSTSETGVIAQEVKEILPEAVKDTGDLVFSNGKTLENFLVVNKERIFMENVGAVKELCKLTDNLETRIDELERWSHKLAKLKRLDSMKSTVSSGAFSQTGSQFSRAGSVPHKKRPHKVSGKSPSVVPEQACISQRFLQGTIIALVIIMAFSVVSMSTLYVLSLRSEEDLMDIDGSSQNIDKTQTVRSTAASSGAGSRTPPERVPDETHGAALGIPGGGVLACFSPPCFSTCCSAAPTDVSSVVPSETSPAHATNRTDQSQPSLLPVTNIKAKSRGITGKSASYTKWPKTPDRSQSFGSPNASPSSPFSHIQGKSKYISNLSLSRSSSRQQRSLRQPVSERPRTERPGTDGPSPVLQSIRILEINLAIHSQYCAAANACRTGNFSYRIPVSQRTAVNTNLTLEMNSSSAVSISLCGLVSSDPCQGAVSGNSSTDSTDAQDTTHRWPLVMLSFREFSYHFRVAQPGRADCGASLEQLGHLFTDYYFQFYWLCE; encoded by the exons gCCACGATATTAATGGAGCTCTGGAGCCATCCAACATCGACACCAGCATCCTGGAGGAGTACATCAGCAAGGAGGACTCTCCGGAGAT ctgcttccctgagatccctgctcccagcagctaCGCACACCCCCAGCCCTCCAGCTCCGCCGGCATCCCCGCGCCTCCCGCCAGCTCCGTCGGCAGCGTGAGCAATCCCTCTCCCGGCACTCCCCTCCACCTCCCTCCCGCCGGCAGCCAGCTCCCGGTGCGGCATGCTCCTCTGCTGGGCAATCCCTGCGGAGCCGCCTACGGAGCTCACCTCAACTGCAACAACAACAATGGCATGGTGGTGCCCAAGGGATTCCTGGGTGGCCACTGCCTGAGCAACGTGGCCCCTCCGATCAAATCAGAGCCCAAGGCCTCCTACGCACCTGG CACTTTGCCGGACTCTCCCCCGGATTCCGGATCGGAAGCCTACTCCCCTCAGCAGGTGAACG aTCCTCACCTCCTCCGGACCATGACTCCTGAAAATATGTGTCACATGACTCCCCCTTCCCGCCTGGagcaccctcctcctcctcccccgcctcctcctccaccccctCACCTCCAGGGtccccccccgccgccccctcacCCCCTCCAGCCGCAGCACAATTCCCACTTTCCCGGCCTGCAGCGGGATATGTTCCTGAAGGCCGAACCCCTGATGGCTCCCTACGGCGTCGGGCCGGGAATGGCGCCCGCGGAGCTCCACCATGCCCAGCAATCCCAGATGCTgcaccagctcctccagcagcacggAGCAGA CCTCCCGGTGCATCCCGCCAAGAAGCGGAAACACTCCGAGTCCCCCCCCAACACCCTCAATGCCCAGATGCTCAACGGGCTGATCAAGCAGGAGCCGGGAATGGGATCCGTGCCGCTCAATCCCGATCGCGTCCAGACGCCTCCCTGGCACCAGCCGGGTGCGCTCTCTCCAG GCCTGATTCAGGATAACGACAGCCTGAACGGCTCCTACCTGGACCCCAACTTCCAGTCCATCAAGTGGCAGCCACACCAGCAGAACAAGTGGGCGACCCTCTACGATGCCAACTACAAGGAGCT GCCGATGCTCACGTACCGCGTGGATGCCGACAAGGGCTTCAACTTCTCCGTGGGAGACGACGCCTTCGTGTGCCAGAAGAAGAACCACTTCCAGGTCACCGTGTACATCGGAATGCTGGGCGATCCCAAGTACGTGAAGACCCCCGAGGGCCTGAAACCCTTGGAATGCTTCTACCTGAAGCTGCACGGAGTGAAG CTCGAGGCCTTGAACCAGTCCATCAACATCGAGCAGTCGCAGTCAGACCGCAGCAAACGGCCCTTCAACCCCGTCAC gGTGAACCTGCCCCCGGAGCAGGTCACCAAGGTCACGGTGGGGCGGCTGCACTTCAGCGAGACCACGGCCAAcaacatgaggaaaaaaggcaaacccAACCCGGACCAGAG GTACTTCATGCTGGTGGTGGCCCTGCAGGCGCACGCCCAGAACCAGAACTACACGCTGGCAGCCCACATCTCCGAGCGGATCATCGTCCGG GCTTCCAACCCGGGGCAGTTTGAGAGCGACAGCGACGTGCTCTGGCAGCGGGCGCAGCTCCCGGACACGGTGTTCCACCACGGCCGTGTGGGAATCAACACGGACCGCCCGGACGAGGCCCTGGTGGTCCACGGCAACGTGAAGGTCATGGGGTCCCTGATGCACCCCTCGGATGTCCGAGTGAAAGAGGACATCCAGGAG GTGGACACCACGGAGCAGCTGAAGCGGATCTCCAGGATGAGGCTGGTGCACTACAACTACAAACCCGAGTTTGCAGCCACGGTGGGCATCGACAGCACCTCTGAGACAG GTGTCATCGCTCAGGAAGTGAAGGAGATCCTCCCGGAAGCTGTGAAAGACACTGGGGACCTGGTCTTTTCCAACGGGAAAACCCTGGAGAACTTCCTGGTGGTGAACAAG GAGCGGATCTTCATGGAGAACGTGGGAGCCGTCAAGGAGCTGTGCAAGCTCACGGATAACCTGGAGACACGGATCGACGAGCTGGAGAGGTGGAGCCACAAGCTGGCCAAGCTCAAGAGGCTGGACAGCATGAAGTCAACCGTGAGCTCTGGAGCCTTCAG CCAAACCGGGAGCCAGTTCAGCCGGGCAGGAAGCGTGCCCCACAAAAAGAGACCCCACAAAGTCTCCGGCAAG TCTCCGTCGGTTGTCCCGGAGCAGGCCTGCATCAGCCAGCGCTTCCTTCAGGGCACCATCATTGCCCTGGTGATCATCATGGCCTTCAG CGTGGTGTCCATGTCCACGCTCTACGTGCTGAGCCTGCGCAGCGAGGAGGATCTCATGGACATCGATGG GTCAAGCCAGAACATCGACAAGACGCAGACAGTGCGATCCACGGCTGCATCCAGCGGAGCCGGCAGCAGGACCCCCCCCGAGCGTG TCCCGGATGAGACGCACGGAGCAGCCCTTGGCATTCCCGGTGGCGGTGTGCTGGCCTGTTTCAGCCCTCCCTGTTTTTCCACCTGCTGCTCTGCCGCTCCCACCGACGTCTCCTCTGTTGTCCCCTCGGAGACCAGCCCTGCCCACGCCACCAACCGGACAG ACCAAAGccagccctccctcctgccAGTGACAAATATCAAAGCCAAATCCAGGGGCATCACCGGGAAATCCGCCTCCTACACCAAGTGGCCAAAGACTCCTGACAGGTCTCAGAGCTTCGGCAGCCCCAATGCCAGcccctcctcccccttctcccacATCCAGGGCAAATCCAAGTACATCTCCAACCTCTCGCTCTCCCGCAGCAGCTCCCGGCAGCAGCGCAGCCTCCGGCAGCCGGTGAGCGAGCGGCCCCGCACGGAGCGGCCCGGCACGGATG GGCCAAGCCCGGTGCTGCAATCCATCCGGATCCTGGAGATCAACCTGGCCATCCATTCCCAGTACTGCGCCGCTGCCAACGCCTGCAG GACTGGGAATTTCAGCTACCGCATCCCCGTGAGCCAGCGGACGGCCGTGAACACCAACCTGACGCTGGAGATGAA ctcctcctccgcTGTGTCCATCTCCCTTTGCGGCCTGGTCTCCAGTGATCCCTGCCAGGGTGCTGTGAGCGGGAACAGCTCCACTGACTCCACAGATGCACAG GACACCACGCACCGCTGGCCTCTGGTGATGCTGTCCTTCCGGGAGTTTTCCTACCACTTCCGAGTGGCGCAGCCA ggccGAGCCGACTGCGGCgcttccctggagcagctgggacacCTCTTCACTGACTATTACTTCCAGTTCTACTGGCTCTGTGAGTGA
- the TMEM258 gene encoding transmembrane protein 258: protein MGKRLALAAPRSRPHFHFRRRRGPDVRRRERSRRVAAGTGDMELEAMSRYTSPVNPAVFPHLTVVLLAIGMFFTAWFFVYEVTSTKYTRDIYKELLISLVASLFMGFGVLFLLLWVGIYV, encoded by the exons ATGGGGAAGCGGCTCGCGCTCGCCGCGCCTCGTTCCCGCCCTCACTTCCACTTCCGGCGGCGGAGGGGGCCGGACgtgcggcggcgggagcggagcCGACGTGTCGCAGCAGGGACCGGCGACATG GAGCTGGAGGCGATGAGCAGATACACCAGCCCGGTGAACCCGGCCGTGTTCCCGCACCTCACCGTGGTGCTGCTGGCCATCGGCATGTTTTTCACCGCCTGGTTCTTCGT CTACGAGGTGACATCCACCAAGTACACCCGGGACATCTACAAGGAGCTGCTGATCTCGCTGGTGGCCTCGCTCTTCATGGGCTTCGGcgtcctcttcctgctgctctgggtcGGGATCTACGTCTGA